Proteins from one uncultured Cohaesibacter sp. genomic window:
- the hypD gene encoding hydrogenase formation protein HypD, with protein MKYVTEFRDPTAAKSLLGAISKTIDQIGATAEEPVRLMEICGGHTHAIFRYGLDRLTPQGLEFIHGPGCPVCVLPMKRVDECVEIAMKPGVIFTTFGDAMRVPGRKKSLLDAKSEGADVRMVYSPLDALELARTNPDREVVFFGLGFETTTPSTALTILQAAEEGISNFSLFCNHITVTPPLRLLLEDPEMKLDGFIGPGHVSMVIGTRPYDFIARDYGKPLVVAGFEPLDLLQSILMVLRQLAEGRAEIENQYARIVPAEGNPASLAAISQVYEPRPTFEWRGLGEIDRSGLRIRKAYASYDAERKFDVGYGSSKPHQPDMESFACGAVMMGRMKPFVCPEFGKGCTPEHPLGALMVSSEGACAAYYQYADTRPEGVE; from the coding sequence ATGAAATATGTGACTGAATTTCGCGATCCCACAGCAGCAAAGAGCCTTCTTGGCGCGATCAGCAAAACCATTGACCAGATTGGGGCTACGGCAGAAGAACCTGTGCGCCTGATGGAAATCTGTGGCGGACACACCCATGCAATTTTCCGCTATGGGCTGGATCGTCTCACCCCTCAAGGGCTGGAATTCATTCACGGGCCGGGCTGCCCAGTCTGTGTGCTGCCCATGAAAAGGGTGGATGAATGCGTGGAGATCGCCATGAAGCCGGGAGTGATCTTTACCACCTTTGGTGATGCCATGCGGGTGCCCGGACGCAAGAAATCGCTTCTTGATGCGAAATCTGAAGGGGCAGATGTGCGCATGGTCTATTCCCCACTCGATGCGCTGGAATTGGCGCGGACCAATCCTGATCGGGAAGTCGTGTTTTTCGGTCTCGGTTTTGAGACGACGACGCCGTCTACAGCCTTGACAATTTTGCAGGCGGCGGAGGAAGGGATCTCCAATTTTTCACTTTTTTGCAATCATATAACAGTGACCCCGCCTCTCAGGCTGTTGCTGGAAGATCCGGAAATGAAGCTTGATGGCTTTATCGGGCCTGGACATGTTTCCATGGTTATTGGCACTCGTCCGTATGACTTTATTGCGCGTGATTATGGCAAGCCGTTGGTCGTGGCCGGGTTCGAGCCGCTTGATCTCTTGCAGTCGATACTTATGGTGCTCAGGCAGCTGGCCGAAGGGCGTGCCGAAATCGAAAACCAATACGCACGGATCGTGCCTGCGGAAGGCAATCCGGCCTCTTTGGCTGCGATTTCACAAGTCTATGAACCGCGTCCGACCTTTGAGTGGCGCGGTCTTGGTGAAATTGACAGGTCCGGCCTGCGCATTCGCAAGGCTTATGCCTCCTATGACGCAGAGCGTAAATTCGACGTCGGCTATGGATCGTCCAAACCGCATCAACCGGATATGGAGAGCTTTGCCTGTGGTGCGGTGATGATGGGGCGAATGAAGCCTTTCGTTTGTCCGGAATTTGGCAAAGGCTGTACGCCGGAACATCCTCTTGGGGCGCTGATGGTTTCATCTGAAGGGGCTTGTGCAGCCTATTATCAATATGCCGATACGAGGCCGGAGGGTGTAGAATGA
- a CDS encoding DUF736 domain-containing protein — protein MATIGTFKKNGTNEYTGEIVTLSVQAKGVRIIPDIRATAENAPSHRVLVGRAEIGAAWSKRSSEGRDYLGLKLDDPSFTAPIYANLFDDEDGESYILIWSRPNGHRSE, from the coding sequence ATGGCTACCATCGGCACCTTCAAGAAGAACGGCACCAACGAATATACCGGTGAAATCGTCACTCTCAGCGTCCAGGCAAAAGGCGTCCGCATCATCCCCGACATTCGCGCAACTGCTGAAAACGCTCCCAGCCACCGTGTCCTAGTCGGCCGTGCCGAAATCGGGGCTGCCTGGTCCAAGCGATCCAGCGAAGGTCGTGACTATCTTGGCCTCAAACTGGATGATCCCAGCTTCACAGCTCCGATCTATGCCAACCTCTTCGACGATGAAGATGGTGAGAGCTACATCCTGATCTGGTCCCGTCCCAATGGGCACCGTAGCGAATGA
- the hypF gene encoding carbamoyltransferase HypF: MLALSLIIRGQVQGVGFRPTVWRLAREYGLTGDVKNTGEGVEVRVWGEMAERFEAILKANLPGLARIDSIARHSLSGAAPQSFEIVNSQEGSVTQLAVTPDMATCPDCLDEIQDPFDRRYRYPFNNCTNCGPRFTIVQSGPYDRARTTMAPFVMCEDCAGEFANPADRRFHAQPVACPHCGPTVWIEDLKSGARVEADDSPRLLADLILAGHVVAIRGLGGVHLACDATNAKTVEALRIRKRRKAKAFAMMARDLKVIGRYVAISTVEAAVLTSPAAPILLLYGQGETLPEAVAPGLSRLGFMLPHTPLHHLMFEYLDRPLIMTSGNISGHPQCTTNEEIRDKLSAIADFALMHDREIANRIDDSVVAVDLGEARILRRARGYAPQAITLPDDFPQEPCILAMGSELKNTFCLTQKGQAILSQHMGDLEDAATNEEQRHNLALFSALFHHHAEHLIVDAHPDYLSTRFGYEIAKGRPVAEVQHHHAHIASCMAENGVRLADGPILGLALDGSGLGYDGTIWGGEFLLADYQSYRRLAHIKPVPLPGGAAAVREPWRNAYAHVVSSMGWPQFADRFGNLDLVERFGAQPLATLDAMMREGINAPLSSSCGRLFDAAAALCGVAWGRQSFEGEAAMLFEAVIDRQCLKAEERAAYPFVVRAGSPLQLDPAPALEAMLEDRLKGASSGLLSARFHLGLAEALARLTLILAHQQRINIVALSGGCFQNATLFALLHDRLANEGLHILSHSKVPCNDGGLSLGQAAIGLARGLNLMSG, encoded by the coding sequence ATGTTGGCACTATCGCTCATCATTCGCGGTCAGGTGCAGGGGGTGGGGTTTCGGCCCACCGTCTGGCGCTTGGCGCGTGAGTATGGCTTGACGGGCGATGTTAAGAATACAGGCGAAGGCGTAGAGGTTCGGGTTTGGGGGGAGATGGCTGAAAGGTTCGAGGCCATTCTCAAGGCCAATCTGCCCGGGCTTGCACGGATCGACAGCATTGCTCGGCATTCTCTGTCGGGAGCCGCTCCTCAAAGCTTTGAAATCGTGAACAGTCAGGAGGGAAGCGTAACGCAGTTGGCGGTTACGCCAGACATGGCAACCTGTCCGGATTGCCTCGATGAAATCCAGGATCCCTTTGATCGTCGCTATCGCTATCCTTTCAACAATTGCACCAACTGCGGACCGCGTTTCACCATTGTTCAATCCGGCCCCTATGATCGGGCCAGAACCACCATGGCGCCCTTTGTCATGTGCGAGGATTGTGCGGGCGAATTCGCAAACCCCGCCGACCGACGCTTTCATGCCCAGCCTGTAGCCTGCCCACACTGTGGCCCGACGGTCTGGATCGAAGATTTGAAAAGCGGAGCGCGGGTCGAAGCCGATGATAGCCCTCGGTTGCTGGCTGATCTGATTCTTGCGGGTCATGTCGTAGCCATCCGTGGACTTGGTGGCGTGCATCTGGCCTGTGACGCGACCAATGCCAAAACGGTCGAAGCGTTGCGTATACGCAAGAGACGCAAGGCCAAGGCCTTTGCGATGATGGCACGGGATCTGAAGGTCATTGGGCGGTATGTGGCTATTTCCACTGTGGAAGCAGCGGTGCTCACCAGCCCGGCTGCGCCTATTTTGTTGCTCTACGGACAAGGGGAAACATTGCCGGAGGCCGTGGCTCCCGGTCTTTCACGCCTTGGTTTCATGTTGCCCCATACGCCCCTGCATCATCTGATGTTCGAGTATCTGGATCGGCCTCTTATCATGACTTCGGGGAATATCTCGGGGCATCCCCAATGCACAACCAATGAGGAGATCCGCGACAAGCTTTCGGCTATTGCCGACTTCGCCCTGATGCATGATCGGGAGATCGCGAACCGGATTGACGACAGTGTGGTGGCGGTAGACTTGGGTGAGGCGCGCATTCTGCGCAGGGCACGGGGATATGCGCCGCAGGCCATAACTCTGCCGGATGATTTTCCTCAGGAACCTTGCATTTTGGCGATGGGGTCGGAACTGAAAAACACTTTCTGTCTCACTCAAAAAGGGCAGGCAATCCTCAGTCAGCATATGGGCGATCTGGAAGATGCGGCCACCAACGAAGAGCAGAGGCACAATCTAGCTCTGTTCAGCGCCCTTTTTCACCATCATGCGGAGCACCTTATTGTTGATGCGCATCCTGATTATCTTTCCACCCGATTTGGCTATGAGATTGCTAAAGGACGGCCCGTTGCGGAGGTGCAGCATCATCATGCGCACATTGCGTCCTGTATGGCCGAGAATGGGGTAAGACTGGCAGATGGACCAATTTTGGGGCTGGCTCTGGATGGCTCTGGCTTGGGATATGATGGCACCATATGGGGGGGCGAATTTCTTCTGGCCGATTACCAAAGCTATCGACGTCTGGCTCACATCAAACCGGTGCCTTTGCCTGGTGGAGCAGCGGCTGTGCGCGAACCCTGGCGCAATGCGTATGCGCATGTGGTTTCCAGCATGGGCTGGCCTCAATTTGCTGACCGCTTTGGCAATCTTGATTTGGTGGAGCGCTTTGGTGCGCAACCGTTGGCTACGCTGGATGCAATGATGCGCGAGGGCATCAACGCACCATTGAGTTCCTCTTGTGGACGCCTGTTTGATGCGGCAGCAGCTCTTTGCGGCGTTGCATGGGGGCGGCAGAGCTTTGAGGGCGAGGCGGCCATGCTGTTTGAAGCGGTAATCGATCGCCAATGTTTGAAAGCCGAGGAGAGGGCAGCCTACCCATTTGTCGTTCGGGCGGGAAGCCCTTTGCAGCTTGATCCTGCTCCAGCGCTAGAGGCTATGCTTGAAGATAGACTGAAAGGCGCTTCTTCGGGATTGCTGTCAGCGCGTTTTCATCTTGGGTTGGCTGAAGCTTTGGCAAGGCTGACATTGATATTGGCGCATCAGCAGAGGATCAATATCGTCGCTTTGTCCGGTGGCTGCTTCCAGAATGCGACACTGTTTGCTCTTTTGCATGATCGTCTGGCAAATGAGGGGCTTCATATTCTGAGCCACAGCAAGGTGCCTTGTAATGATGGGGGATTGTCTTTGGGGCAGGCCGCTATTGGTTTGGCACGTGGCCTGAACCTGATGAGTGGGTGA
- the hypB gene encoding hydrogenase nickel incorporation protein HypB, whose protein sequence is MCGTCGCSDPNSAVSMIDPETGEASLLRSDHDHHHHDHTHHHHHHAHNAHGHSHHHDHDHSHEHSGRIISVEQAILAENDRLAQRNRGWFEGRGVLALNLVSSPGAGKTTLLEKTIETLSPTVELTVIEGDQMTTNDADRIRAAGASALQINTGAGCHLEADMIAAATKKLNPAPGSIVMIENVGNLVCPAMFDLGEHMKIAIVSTTEGDDKPVKYPYMFSASEVVIVNKIDLAPYVDFDEERISANIRKVNPQARIFMLSARTGEGMAEWIDFLKELKRDMSVAG, encoded by the coding sequence ATGTGTGGCACCTGTGGCTGTTCCGATCCGAACTCTGCGGTTTCAATGATTGATCCTGAAACTGGTGAAGCGTCCCTTCTGCGGTCAGATCATGATCACCATCATCACGACCATACCCATCACCACCATCATCATGCGCACAATGCTCATGGTCACAGTCATCATCATGACCACGACCATAGTCATGAACACAGCGGACGTATCATTTCTGTGGAGCAGGCAATTCTGGCGGAAAATGATCGTCTGGCCCAGCGCAATCGCGGCTGGTTTGAAGGGCGCGGTGTGCTTGCGCTCAATCTGGTTAGTTCACCCGGAGCGGGAAAGACGACATTGCTAGAAAAGACCATCGAGACCTTATCCCCCACTGTGGAACTGACAGTGATCGAAGGCGACCAGATGACAACCAATGACGCTGACAGGATACGCGCAGCCGGAGCCAGCGCCCTGCAAATCAATACAGGGGCCGGCTGTCATCTGGAGGCAGACATGATAGCCGCCGCGACGAAAAAACTAAATCCTGCACCGGGTTCGATCGTGATGATCGAAAATGTCGGCAATCTGGTATGTCCTGCCATGTTCGATCTGGGGGAGCATATGAAGATCGCGATTGTTTCAACAACCGAGGGCGACGATAAACCGGTGAAATATCCCTACATGTTCAGTGCCTCAGAAGTGGTGATTGTCAACAAGATCGATCTTGCGCCTTACGTGGATTTTGATGAAGAGCGGATTTCCGCAAATATCCGCAAAGTCAATCCGCAGGCCCGTATCTTTATGCTGTCGGCTCGCACAGGAGAGGGAATGGCTGAGTGGATCGATTTTCTCAAAGAATTGAAAAGGGACATGTCTGTAGCTGGTTAG
- the hypE gene encoding hydrogenase expression/formation protein HypE, producing MNEMSKLTAGRISLAHGGGGKAMHDLINQIFTARFKPQSREDQARLKHPALLEPGAQLAFTTDSFVVSPLEFPGGDIGKISVCGTVNDLAVGGAQPLWLSAGFILEEGFDIATLMRIVESMVCTAEEAGVSIVTGDTKVVDKGKGDGVFINTSGVGVIPPGRELLASSVKAGDVAIVNHRLGDHGAAILAARGDLALSASIASDCQPLNGLMEAVLRVAPHVRAARDATRGGLASSLNEIAQEAGVGIEIEEKLLPIHSEVRGVSEILGLDPLYLANEGTLVLFVPEAEAEAALGAMKATSAGHQSAIIGRAVEDHPKRVIMQTLFGGGRIVDMLVGEQLPRIC from the coding sequence ATGAATGAGATGAGCAAGCTTACTGCGGGGCGGATATCTCTTGCGCATGGTGGCGGCGGCAAGGCCATGCATGATCTGATCAACCAGATTTTTACGGCACGCTTCAAGCCGCAAAGCCGAGAGGATCAGGCCCGCCTTAAGCATCCGGCATTGTTAGAGCCGGGCGCGCAACTGGCCTTTACCACTGACAGCTTTGTTGTTTCTCCGTTGGAATTTCCCGGTGGTGATATCGGCAAGATCTCGGTGTGCGGTACGGTCAACGATCTAGCCGTGGGAGGAGCTCAACCTCTCTGGTTATCGGCTGGCTTTATCCTTGAGGAAGGCTTTGATATTGCGACCTTGATGCGCATCGTTGAGAGCATGGTCTGCACCGCTGAAGAAGCCGGGGTATCAATCGTTACGGGTGATACCAAGGTGGTCGACAAAGGCAAAGGGGACGGTGTTTTTATTAATACGTCAGGGGTTGGTGTGATCCCTCCGGGAAGGGAATTGCTTGCTTCTTCAGTCAAGGCGGGTGACGTGGCCATTGTCAATCATCGGCTTGGCGACCATGGCGCTGCGATTTTGGCAGCGCGGGGCGATCTTGCCCTATCGGCTTCCATTGCCAGTGATTGCCAACCACTCAATGGCCTCATGGAAGCGGTGCTACGGGTTGCTCCTCATGTTAGGGCGGCGCGAGACGCGACCAGAGGTGGGCTTGCTTCATCTCTTAATGAAATCGCTCAAGAGGCTGGTGTAGGGATCGAGATCGAGGAAAAACTTTTGCCGATTCATTCTGAGGTGCGTGGTGTTTCCGAAATTCTCGGGCTTGACCCTCTTTATCTGGCCAACGAGGGCACCTTGGTTCTGTTTGTGCCCGAAGCTGAAGCCGAAGCCGCGCTAGGTGCAATGAAAGCTACATCTGCGGGACATCAATCGGCGATCATAGGACGTGCCGTGGAGGACCATCCGAAACGCGTCATCATGCAAACGTTGTTTGGGGGCGGGCGGATTGTTGATATGCTGGTTGGAGAACAACTGCCACGCATTTGTTGA
- the hypC gene encoding HypC/HybG/HupF family hydrogenase formation chaperone: MCLGIPGQIVGITDPERKLAMVDISGVRREVNVTCVAMNNALEDLVGQWTLIHVGFAMSLIDEAEAALTLKALHELDEVSDTLESIEETKTMLGAETQSGQGPS; this comes from the coding sequence ATGTGTTTGGGAATTCCTGGACAGATCGTTGGGATCACTGATCCAGAACGAAAACTGGCGATGGTGGATATTTCCGGCGTACGCCGCGAGGTCAATGTCACTTGCGTAGCGATGAACAACGCTCTGGAAGATCTTGTTGGTCAATGGACGCTCATCCATGTGGGGTTCGCCATGAGCCTGATTGACGAAGCAGAGGCCGCCCTGACCCTCAAGGCTCTGCATGAGCTGGATGAGGTTTCCGACACGCTGGAAAGCATTGAAGAAACAAAGACCATGCTGGGGGCGGAAACTCAGTCGGGGCAGGGACCTTCGTAA
- a CDS encoding type II toxin-antitoxin system HipA family toxin: MSRSLDVYLRESLAGSLIQMDDGQLCFFYDPDYLSSNGAALSVSMPLQEVPCPDAVARPFFSGLLPDERARKRLAAALGVSQQNAFGLLEIIGGECAGALSLLPQGSAPPDFNSQDIEPLDEKRLSQILDLLRDRPLLGGEEGVRLSLAGAQDKLAVCVMDGQISLPRAGKPTTHILKPFIEGLDGTVENELFCMRLANRVGLQAPHVIKSSAGNTDFILVERYDRIQQADGSIAKLHQEDFCQALSVPPELKYEEEGGPGIAQSAGLIQKHTRRPAADRLAFQRMVMFHYMVGNADAHAKNFSLLYHASTPDLAPLYDVVCTAAYPRLTKKLAMQIGGRGLADTITLEQWYALTSQTKAAQRVLRTELATMANRIEEEADALLVELQAEDLFHPALKTVRKIIGTRVKLVRDQLEKA; encoded by the coding sequence ATGAGCCGCTCTCTTGATGTCTATTTGCGCGAGAGTTTGGCAGGTTCCCTAATTCAGATGGATGATGGGCAACTCTGCTTCTTCTATGATCCTGACTACCTGTCTTCCAACGGAGCCGCTCTTTCAGTCTCAATGCCCCTGCAAGAGGTCCCCTGCCCTGATGCGGTAGCCCGACCTTTCTTTTCCGGACTGCTACCAGATGAGCGCGCGCGCAAAAGACTCGCTGCCGCTCTTGGTGTCTCGCAGCAAAATGCCTTTGGGCTACTGGAAATCATCGGTGGTGAATGTGCTGGTGCCCTCTCGCTCTTGCCACAGGGATCTGCTCCCCCGGATTTCAACTCTCAGGATATTGAACCACTGGACGAGAAGCGCCTGAGCCAGATCCTTGATCTGTTGCGGGATCGCCCCTTGCTCGGTGGTGAGGAAGGTGTGCGCCTGTCTCTTGCCGGAGCACAGGACAAGCTGGCGGTGTGCGTGATGGACGGTCAAATCTCGCTCCCCAGAGCCGGCAAGCCGACAACCCATATCCTCAAGCCCTTCATTGAAGGGCTGGACGGTACGGTTGAGAATGAACTCTTCTGCATGCGCCTCGCAAACCGCGTCGGGCTTCAGGCTCCACATGTCATCAAATCGTCAGCAGGAAACACTGACTTCATTCTAGTGGAGCGCTATGACCGCATTCAGCAAGCGGACGGCTCCATTGCCAAGCTGCATCAGGAAGACTTCTGTCAGGCTCTCAGCGTGCCGCCCGAACTCAAATATGAAGAAGAAGGCGGACCAGGGATTGCACAGTCTGCAGGCTTGATCCAGAAACACACGCGTCGCCCTGCCGCTGACAGGCTCGCGTTCCAGCGCATGGTGATGTTTCATTATATGGTCGGAAACGCAGATGCCCATGCCAAGAATTTCTCTTTGCTCTATCACGCCAGCACACCGGATCTGGCCCCCCTCTATGACGTGGTCTGCACTGCGGCCTATCCACGTCTCACCAAGAAGCTAGCCATGCAGATTGGCGGCCGTGGTCTTGCTGACACAATCACGCTTGAACAATGGTACGCGCTCACCTCGCAAACCAAGGCTGCACAGAGAGTGCTCCGCACCGAACTAGCGACAATGGCCAACAGGATTGAAGAAGAAGCCGATGCTCTGCTCGTCGAGCTGCAAGCCGAAGACCTGTTTCATCCGGCCCTTAAGACCGTCAGGAAGATCATTGGCACGCGCGTCAAGCTTGTGAGGGACCAACTCGAGAAGGCATGA
- a CDS encoding helix-turn-helix domain-containing protein — translation MIMANIDNSQDLGALIREERKRQALTQEQLAALSGVGVRFVRELEHGKESCQVGLALTVMQTLGLTFTVNNRDNEA, via the coding sequence ATGATCATGGCCAACATCGATAATTCTCAAGATCTTGGAGCGCTCATTCGGGAAGAGCGCAAACGGCAGGCGCTGACACAGGAACAACTGGCAGCCCTATCGGGGGTAGGCGTGCGCTTTGTGCGTGAGCTGGAGCATGGCAAGGAGAGTTGCCAAGTGGGACTGGCTCTCACAGTTATGCAGACCCTTGGCCTTACCTTCACGGTCAACAACCGGGACAATGAAGCATGA
- a CDS encoding GAF domain-containing protein — protein sequence MMTNRNDDKDGDDYCASSSTQKFNLAQMNSIAGSYDVAMARARRFFLDTGNVEGNIPVTILQSWRRSADYGVAMETPAKVEIPTRAELSALIERNESLVQASWGEVEALRRDIGQSEGVVILTDPEGQILMRVGNDTFMQEANRLALMPGASWNERLMGTNAIGTAIQEESPLTICGTEHFLDPNGVLSCSAIPILNPQGSILGTLDLSTPANVPHDHLLALLGRAVTHIERNVFQYNSDSWERMIIHNNPSLLGSPHEGVLAFEGDKLVGANRIAMTLLGLPWSAIGGLRFNDLFSVQHGSVNRTASADECIVQTLNGQTFFARMVQATSERRRQVVSPTPLSQQRNVKDLPRHPHEILDDLQKDHIVGPISRRKPHAGALLTASDERDDSGEAVLIVVQGEVRCFTSFEGKELTLFSLGPGDAMILRDHLQMEMRTEGEVYILRHKEFETALGMSTEFALSVIPVVEHLLRKSIELIEDMVFHSVKFRLVRMVVDRVDKSGRPTARGISVQMQSNGEEIAMRLGVTRQTVSTAIAGLIRDGYVERLGSKEFLVRDLGKLKALLDKK from the coding sequence CTCGATTGCGGGATCCTATGATGTCGCAATGGCTCGTGCGCGCCGCTTTTTTCTTGATACCGGGAATGTTGAGGGCAATATACCCGTAACCATTCTTCAATCTTGGCGGCGCAGTGCAGACTATGGCGTTGCCATGGAAACGCCCGCCAAGGTTGAAATTCCCACGCGGGCGGAGCTTAGTGCCCTGATCGAGCGCAATGAGTCCCTTGTGCAAGCATCTTGGGGGGAAGTGGAGGCCTTGCGCCGCGACATCGGGCAGTCGGAAGGGGTGGTGATCCTGACGGATCCCGAGGGTCAGATCCTCATGCGGGTCGGCAATGATACTTTCATGCAGGAGGCCAATCGTCTCGCCCTGATGCCGGGGGCGTCCTGGAACGAGCGGCTGATGGGGACCAATGCCATCGGTACAGCCATTCAGGAAGAAAGTCCTTTGACTATTTGTGGGACCGAGCATTTTCTTGATCCCAATGGTGTCCTGAGCTGTTCTGCAATTCCTATACTCAATCCGCAAGGCAGCATCCTCGGCACTCTTGATCTCAGTACACCGGCCAATGTTCCACATGATCATTTGCTGGCCTTGCTCGGGCGCGCCGTCACGCATATTGAACGGAATGTTTTCCAGTATAACAGCGATAGCTGGGAGCGAATGATCATTCACAACAATCCCAGTCTTCTGGGCAGTCCGCATGAAGGCGTACTGGCCTTTGAGGGAGACAAGCTTGTGGGGGCCAACCGGATTGCGATGACCCTGCTCGGCTTGCCATGGAGCGCTATTGGTGGTTTGCGCTTCAATGATCTTTTCTCGGTGCAGCATGGCAGTGTCAACCGAACTGCTTCTGCAGACGAATGCATCGTGCAGACGTTGAATGGTCAGACTTTCTTCGCCCGCATGGTGCAGGCTACGTCGGAGCGGCGCCGTCAAGTCGTTAGTCCTACACCTCTTAGCCAACAAAGAAACGTAAAAGATCTTCCGCGCCATCCTCATGAAATTCTGGATGATTTGCAGAAGGATCATATTGTAGGCCCTATTTCACGACGCAAACCTCATGCCGGAGCGCTGCTCACAGCTTCTGACGAGCGGGATGATAGCGGGGAAGCTGTGCTCATTGTGGTCCAGGGTGAGGTGCGTTGTTTCACTTCCTTTGAGGGCAAGGAACTGACCCTGTTTTCGCTTGGGCCGGGCGACGCCATGATCTTGCGCGATCACCTGCAAATGGAAATGCGAACGGAAGGCGAAGTTTATATCTTGCGTCACAAGGAATTTGAAACCGCGCTTGGTATGAGTACCGAGTTTGCCCTGTCCGTCATTCCAGTTGTTGAGCATCTGCTCAGAAAGTCCATCGAACTGATAGAGGACATGGTCTTTCATAGCGTCAAGTTCAGGCTTGTGCGGATGGTGGTCGATCGCGTCGATAAATCCGGGCGCCCGACTGCGCGCGGAATTTCGGTTCAGATGCAGTCGAATGGTGAAGAAATCGCGATGCGCCTTGGTGTGACCCGACAAACGGTTTCAACTGCCATCGCAGGACTGATCCGCGACGGTTATGTTGAAAGGCTTGGCTCAAAAGAGTTCCTCGTCAGGGATCTTGGCAAGCTCAAAGCCCTTCTGGACAAGAAATAG